The following nucleotide sequence is from Synchiropus splendidus isolate RoL2022-P1 chromosome 1, RoL_Sspl_1.0, whole genome shotgun sequence.
TGGCCACAGAAGTCCAGGACCAGATCCACCTCTGCATGGACTAAATAGTCAATTTGATCGAGATCTCCTGATCTCCTGTTCCCTCACAGGCTTTTCTCGAGATGAATTCAGAGGAAGCTGCGCAGAACATGGTGGGCTACTACTCCACTGTGGTCCCCTTCATCAGGAGCCAGCCCGTCTATGTCCAGTTCTCCAATCACAAGGAGCTCAAGACAGACCACTCTCCCAACCAGGAGGTGAGATGTGACACTCATGACCACTTTTAAAGTCCTGCAGCAATCAGTAGAAACCTATTGTCTTCTCTGGTGTTTTCAGAGAGCGCAGGCTGCTCTGAGGGCCCTTAACGCCACTCATGTGGATCCAAATGCCATCATCCCTAGTACAGTGCTGCGGGTGGTGGTGGAGAACCTGCTGTATCCTGTCAGTCTGGACGCCCTCTGCCAGGTATCAATGAGGAATATTCAGACAGACATTTAGATAGGGCAGGGATCTGTGATGAATGAGTTTCACTGCTATATGCCTCAGTGGATTTAATGAAGTAGAATGTGACGCCAGTGAGTCTTTTCTCTGCCGGTAAGTTCCTCACACAGGCTCATTATGACCAACTGACGCATGATATAATTAAATCTGCTGTGTGAACATGAGGAACTGCAAGTCGCACAATAGTCTCTGCACTTCCTGATATATTCTGGAACACTCGTTCATGACACTGGAAGGATTTGGTTAACTCTGTGAAAAGTCGTTAATATTTGCCGTAAAATGAATTTAAGTTTCAGACTTTAAAGCGTACTTTAAGTATTGCATAGGACAATTACTTTGTATCTCAAGACCCAAGATCTGTGCGTCATCATATTCACTCACACCTGGTTGAGATTAAGTTATGTgacgtgaaacactgaaatgTTATGATTTAAGTGTATGATCTAGTCTAATTGACAGAACTAAAGAGCAGAACTTGTGCACCGCGCCGTCACTTCAACACTGTCAGCCGTAAGCAAACATAGCTGACGGCGAGATCCATCTCTTGACACTGTTTCTGACACTCTGCATCCTAACCCTGTGTACGATATCACTGGTTAATTCACTGTATTAGTGACTCGCTGAACAACCCCGGTCACACCCACACCCAgtcatatttttgtgttttatggggacatttcactgactttcacgctttccccagcctcttccccaAAACTTCCATcgatccaaaacaaatgaataaccttaaccaggacctaaaccaaacttaaattcaattataattaCCCAGTTATTTTGTAATTTTACTCCTCAAATTCGGGCGTAAACCTTGAAATCCATACAGTCCCCACAAGTAGTTGTGTTTCTAAGAATTGCTCCTgacaatccaaaacacatggctaaacttaaccaggactcttaaccaaacttataATGCGAACTACTTTTACtcatgttttaaccctctaagccttgaggacaggccaaaatgtcctcacaagaaggaggcTTGTCGAGACCTGGTACTTATAAGTATGGCAAAATATGCACATATAcattcctcaccttcacctcagACTCTGCTCATCGTCATCGATTCctaaaatcaaatgtaagctgaaAGAAGCTGTATGCTCAAATGAGCACTAATAATTTGCGTGTCTTGTTTGAACTACAttgtctgatttaaaaaaacaaaaaaaaagtgaaataaatatggattttttttgttgacaactGTCGCATCATTCAGTTTGACATCCTTGATCAGTTCAGTTGTCCTCCACTGTGATGGACATGTCTCATCATGAATTGCAATCCAGCCTTAACTGTGTTTTAATGCTCTCTTAGTCTAGTTGCGCCAGAGATTCATCAGCTTCCACCGTTGATGGTTTCCTACTAAAGTATCTCACTCGTGTGATGGAAGAAAAAATGTCTCTTGTCTACAGATCTTCTCCAAGTTTGGCACGGTGCTGAGGATCATCGTCTTCACCAAAAACAGTCAGTTCCAGGCTCTGTTGCAGTACCAAGACGGTGCATCTGCTCAAACTGCGAAACTGGTGAGTCTCGTCCCCTGCTGTATGCATCTTTTGCTGCGGCTGAGTCATCAGCTTACGGTGTCTTGTGGTCTCTTCCAGTCTCTGGACGGACAGAACATCTACAATGGCTGCTGTACTCTTAGGATCAGCTTCTCCAAACTCACCACCCTCAACGTCAAGTTCAACAACGAGAAGAGCCGCGACTTCACTCGACCAGATCTGCCCACTGGGGACAGCCAACCGGTCATGGAGCACCCAGCCATGGCTACAGCGTTCAGTCAGTGTTTCATctatggttgaatctcagtccaAGTGAAGTCTCAGACTGTGACGGTTCCAATTTATCTGCAGCGCCAGGAATCATCTCAGCTGCTCCATATACCGGCGCTAATCATGCTTTCCCTCACGCCTTTGCTCTGCCGCCAACAGGTAAGTCTCCCTCTCAACACGGTACTGTGTGGCAGTGCCTTCTTTTACAACCCATGATGTCTGTTTCATCATATTCAGTTTGTTTATAAGAACTGTGGTTTAGACTGACATCGTCAGATGTGGTGGTCAtcacctgtctcacctctcGCAGTCTCCTCCCCCTACGCAGGCCTGACAGTCCCGGCGCTGCCAGGCGCTCTGGCCTCTCTATCTTTCCCTGGGGCGACTCGACTGGGCTTCCCACAAATCCCAGAAGGGCACTCGGTCGTGCTGGTCAGCAACCTCAATGCAGAGGTGAGAGCTTCAGTCTCctattgatgacatcatcactgttgAAGTTCTGTTGTCTGTAGACACAAACACGTCGGAGTGCGCTCACATACTTCACATACATCTGTCCTTTTACAATGTAACAGTGTAAAGATAGTTTTAGCTGCAGTTTGCAGGTTCTTAGCTCAACATTGATGTCCACTTTTAGTACAGTTAGCTTGTCTTGGCAGTTGTGTGCTTCCATGTTGATGTAAAACTATCTTGGAAATGAGGATTAACTTGATTAACTTGTATGGTGACCACGAGAGGGCAGTAAACATTTCCAGCCACATCTGATATTTtatgaaaaaacacacacacgcgtcctGTCATGTGTAAAAATGTCTTCCTGGTATTGAATTGACCTGCCCCTCCTCTCCTGAGGTAATTAACCTTCTGATTGACTCCTCATCtgtctcttttgttttgtttaatttttttgccATGGAAACGCCTCGGACCCTCCACCTGTCCTGCCCTCCCACCTTTACCTGTCCTGTCCCTCCGCTGCCTTCTCTGCTGTCTTTAAAGAGAGTTACGCCCCACTGCCTCTTTATTCTCTTCGGTATGTTGCCACTagcaattatttttttatcaattatCTGCTGGttgttctgattttttttttcctctttttggaaaaaaaacctaaatGTATATGAAAATGACTTGTCTGCTGATTTTTGtcagatgtttgtgtgttgattCGAGTTTAGTCACAACATTTGCAGCTTCCTGGAACAGATGGAGTCATGTGTATTTGGACTTTTAAGGGGTGTTTGTCATCTTGAGTCTTATTTTATGACTCTTATGTTAGTCTTGTTAATTTGCTTATACTCCCCACTCTGGCAGATGAAATGATGTTGTTTCAGTAGTAGACTCAGTAGTTATGATTGATTCCCTGGTACTGGACCTGCATGAAGACAACTCTGGTCACGAAGCATGGACACATCATAGCCAGTTCTGTTGAGAGGAAATGTTTGCTTGACAGGAAGCAGGCATTAAGTCATGGGATCTTGGAAAAATGTTAATAGAAGGGACAGGAGACTCGTGAAACTAGACTAGACGTACTGTACATGCGCAGCTTGACATGAAGTGCCCTGCGCAACTCGTCCAACTTCCACATCTGAGTGTGTCCCTTAGGAAGGAAGTCAATCATTTAATCGCAACACAGTGCCTTCTttagaacacattttcttttgacGCACAAGTCAACTCTCAAACTGTTGACCAAATTTCAACCTAATTTTTAGTGGTTCATTTGGAAGAAGTATATGATGTATTATAGCCGGCAGTTAATGACGCGTGTTGATATTCCGAATGCAGCATTAGTGACTTGTGAATGGTACGTCTTCCCTGATGAACTCAGAATCGTCGACTTTGTCCTCACACATGACTCACATTAAAGACGTTTAAAAGAATTGGCTCCATTGTCAAAGTGCAAAGCTGCATCTGTTGTGTTTGAGCTCTTGTCAGCAGTTTTTGAGTTTGCATGTCTGGTTTCTCGCAGTTTGCATGACTTTAGTGCTGAATCAGCTGTTCCCGTGATTCATAGCTGTTTACATGATGTAATCTGCCCTGACCGTTAATTTCCTCACTTGTGCTTCCAGCGATGCGTTACTCTACTTCTACTCTGAACATTTAGTTTTAGCTACTCGGTCGCACTAGGATGAAAAtgaggtcaagggtcagtgGTCTGTCATTTGAAACACCAGCCAGTCACAAATGAAA
It contains:
- the ptbp1b gene encoding polypyrimidine tract-binding protein 1b isoform X3 encodes the protein MNTTANGNDSKKFKGDLGGPRTPSRVIHLRKLPNDVTETDVIGLGLPFGDVTNLLMLKAKSQAFLEMNSEEAAQNMVGYYSTVVPFIRSQPVYVQFSNHKELKTDHSPNQERAQAALRALNATHVDPNAIIPSTVLRVVVENLLYPVSLDALCQIFSKFGTVLRIIVFTKNSQFQALLQYQDGASAQTAKLSLDGQNIYNGCCTLRISFSKLTTLNVKFNNEKSRDFTRPDLPTGDSQPVMEHPAMATAFTPGIISAAPYTGANHAFPHAFALPPTVSSPYAGLTVPALPGALASLSFPGATRLGFPQIPEGHSVVLVSNLNAERVTPHCLFILFGVYGDVMRVKILFNKKENALVQMCDATQAQLAMNHLSGQRLHGKPLRITLSKHTSVQLPREGHEDQGLTKDYSNSPLHRFKKPGSKNYSNIFPPSATLHLSNIPPSVVEDDLKMLFSSSGALVKAFKFFQKDHKMALIQMGSVEEAIECLIEFHNHDLGENHHLRVSFSKSSI
- the ptbp1b gene encoding polypyrimidine tract-binding protein 1b isoform X1, whose protein sequence is MDGSVHQDITVGTKRGSDELFPSISSSPYIMNTTANGNDSKKFKGDLGGPRTPSRVIHLRKLPNDVTETDVIGLGLPFGDVTNLLMLKAKSQAFLEMNSEEAAQNMVGYYSTVVPFIRSQPVYVQFSNHKELKTDHSPNQERAQAALRALNATHVDPNAIIPSTVLRVVVENLLYPVSLDALCQIFSKFGTVLRIIVFTKNSQFQALLQYQDGASAQTAKLSLDGQNIYNGCCTLRISFSKLTTLNVKFNNEKSRDFTRPDLPTGDSQPVMEHPAMATAFTPGIISAAPYTGANHAFPHAFALPPTVSSPYAGLTVPALPGALASLSFPGATRLGFPQIPEGHSVVLVSNLNAERVTPHCLFILFGVYGDVMRVKILFNKKENALVQMCDATQAQLAMNHLSGQRLHGKPLRITLSKHTSVQLPREGHEDQGLTKDYSNSPLHRFKKPGSKNYSNIFPPSATLHLSNIPPSVVEDDLKMLFSSSGALVKAFKFFQKDHKMALIQMGSVEEAIECLIEFHNHDLGENHHLRVSFSKSSI
- the ptbp1b gene encoding polypyrimidine tract-binding protein 1b isoform X2 yields the protein MDGVHQDITVGTKRGSDELFPSISSSPYIMNTTANGNDSKKFKGDLGGPRTPSRVIHLRKLPNDVTETDVIGLGLPFGDVTNLLMLKAKSQAFLEMNSEEAAQNMVGYYSTVVPFIRSQPVYVQFSNHKELKTDHSPNQERAQAALRALNATHVDPNAIIPSTVLRVVVENLLYPVSLDALCQIFSKFGTVLRIIVFTKNSQFQALLQYQDGASAQTAKLSLDGQNIYNGCCTLRISFSKLTTLNVKFNNEKSRDFTRPDLPTGDSQPVMEHPAMATAFTPGIISAAPYTGANHAFPHAFALPPTVSSPYAGLTVPALPGALASLSFPGATRLGFPQIPEGHSVVLVSNLNAERVTPHCLFILFGVYGDVMRVKILFNKKENALVQMCDATQAQLAMNHLSGQRLHGKPLRITLSKHTSVQLPREGHEDQGLTKDYSNSPLHRFKKPGSKNYSNIFPPSATLHLSNIPPSVVEDDLKMLFSSSGALVKAFKFFQKDHKMALIQMGSVEEAIECLIEFHNHDLGENHHLRVSFSKSSI